Proteins co-encoded in one Malus domestica chromosome 09, GDT2T_hap1 genomic window:
- the LOC103439759 gene encoding disease resistance protein At4g27190-like isoform X1 produces MAMEILNAIIPTIIDYTIIPVARQVGYIISYKSNLEDLRSKLEDFDSVIQEMNHEVDEVGRKVNKKVKADVQKWLSDAKNTNGEAEALLHDEGRAKTQCLIICPNLIYYHQRSRKSTKLMEKIEAHEKKKKGFQSLSIDAPVEDISGIASHDYMAFESRISMVKDIITELKNPDINRIGVYGLGGVGKTTLAKEVYREALEEKLFDDVVIILNVKEKKDNEKIQKEIAKKLRMDVDESEDMGTRANLLRARIKDGKTLVILDDVLERTDFEAVGLVGVPNCKLLLTSREIKVIRSDMRTQKEFQLGFLTEQENWNLFEKMAGDVKDNRILKEATQLAKKCGGLPVLVVAVARALRDSSLDEWKVALRSFKRFDKKELNEKAFLALKWSYEQLEDQELKQLFLLCGSSSNHLGDLLKYSMGLGLIKNVETVEEARTSLNVMVKKLKNSCLLQDSYDDDTVRMHELVRDVAVRIATDDQKAFSGAYGEEVTKWPTKDCLKKCTRMSLHYCKIPRLPEEPWECPELKLLVLENDHIGHSQEIPSKFFEGMKELKVLDVTAFSIQSLPPSLQSLKHLHTLCLDQCELVDITLVGQLTNLKILSLIHSKIKELPKEIGQLTRLQLLDLTDCSELVLILPGVISSLTRLEDLRMGIYSFKQWEGEGPTSGGSNATVSELKRLAELTALDIHVPDANLLPANLFSDKLERYNILIGDCWEYPYRYRTSSNMLKLKLTRRNQFDRGIKLLVKRCEQLYLDGKESRNIISFLFDSDAVEQLKCLHVQNNDEVTYVINFVSWSYSHNTFPNLESLTLEDLVTLESVCYGQPVGEPFQKLKSLTLRNLPKLIGFFSKDKRTIGTDADEIVLEEEVGGPPRLFSNGEVKMPNLTTLTVHQCDSLRFLFSSSMAKCLGQLKNLKISNCQIMEEIVGNEENTDDMFDKLSRLELQHLPNLVRFSSGSYIKFPSLAYLNLDDCTKLETFIFDAKSENNTTNKEERDIELFDERVGFPSLEVLYIWGLPKLKTIFHNQLHSDSFGKLRIMDVRRCHSLINIFGLSIMGRLNALETLQIEQCQSLQVVDDTSSITQLNRFKCPNLDSVWIDSCESLKNVFPTSVAKDLKQLNQFSVKNCGLMEEIVVKEGPQTTYEEFEFPKVRAMEFDNLPQLRSFYSGLHVSNWPSLNLLMFKKCGGVEIFATEFSTYQDKFKLGHPIPTEQPFFLIEKGKSFLNLEKLMLDKNTEIWYEPYGPLPTELLSKIKSIYFATSHPKSDVFFENLQNIEYLGVLSAPWKELIVHNHQGSSSGEIHEVETFPRVKTLWLIDMPELMHLGMENSQPGVPVFPNLEILCLQKCGRLENLASTLISFRNLTSLAIRYCHGLQYLIPYSVAKNLQQLKEFEVESCERMVEIVVSNRDDPENEITFSCLQHLKLFDLPSLQGFCTGNYIFKVPSLPSNNLIVEKCPLIELTISLDGLLQSGPRPERLQIAEETDDVQKLGDSKENERDQTEQLVIEDSNVDVTIARLSAKKESSSFAWRVKVFRLCAIACLCVIFLFLLFFFLKEDISAWRADWKAL; encoded by the exons ATGGCGATGGAGATACTCAATGCAATTATTCCTACAATAATTGACTACACAATTATACCAGTTGCACGCCAAGTGGGTTATATCATTTCCTACAAAAGCAACCTTGAAGATCTAAGGAGTAAATTGGAGGATTTTGACTCTGTCATACAAGAGATGAATCATGAAGTTGATGAAGTCGGAAGAAAAGTTAATAAAAAAGTGAAAGCTGATGTCCAGAAATGGCTGTCAGATGCGAAGAATACCAATGGGGAGGCAGAAGCACTCTTGCATGATGAAGGCCGTGCAAAGACACAGTGTCTCATTATATGTCCTAATCTGATATACTATCATCAGCGTAGCAGGAAGTCTACAAAACTGATGGAAAAGATTGAagcacatgaaaaaaaaaaaaaagggtttcagAGTCTTTCTATCGATGCTCCCGTAGAAGACATATCTGGCATAGCCTCCCACGACTACATGGCCTTTGAATCAAGGATTTCAATGGTGAAGGATATCATTACGGAACTGAAAAACCCTGATATCAACAGGATTGGGGTGTACGGATTAGGGGGCGTTGGGAAGACAACACTTGCCAAAGAGGTTTACAGAGAAGCTCTGGAAGAGAAGTTATTTGATGATGTGGTTATAATACTAAatgtcaaagaaaaaaaagacaacgaaaaaattcaaaaagaaaTTGCCAAAAAGTTGAGGATGGACGTTGATGAATCTGAGGATATGGGAACAAGAGCGAATCTCCTACGAGCTAGGATAAAAGATGGGAAGACTCTTGTCATTTTAGATGATGTTTTGGAAAGAACTGACTTTGAGGCTGTGGGACTCGTCGGTGTGCCGAACTGTAAGCTATTGTTGACATCTAGAGAAATAAAAGTTATACGCTCTGATATGCGTACGCAAAAAGAATTTCAACTTGGATTTTTAACAGAACAGGAAAATTGGAATTTGTTTGAGAAGATGGCAGGTGATGTTAAAGACAACCGTATACTGAAGGAAGCAACCCAGCTAGCAAAGAAATGTGGAGGTTTGCCGGTTTTGGTTGTTGCAGTTGCAAGGGCTTTAAGGGATAGTAGTTTGGATGAATGGAAAGTTGCGTTGAGAAGTTTCAAAAGATTTGACAAGAAAGAGTTGAATGAAAAAGCATTCTTGGCTCTAAAGTGGAGTTACGAACAATTGGAGGATCAAGAGCTTAAACAATTGTTCTTGCTTTGTGGGAGTAGCAGCAATCATCTCGGTGACTTGTTGAAGTATAGTATGGGTTTGGGTTTGATAAAAAATGTTGAGACAGTAGAAGAGGCACGGACTTCATTGAATGTAatggttaaaaaattaaaaaattcttgCCTATTGCAGGACAGCTATGACGATGACACTGTTAGAATGCATGAACTTGTACGAGATGTTGCTGTCCGGATTGCAACCGATGATCAAAAAGCCTTTTCAGGAGCATATGGAGAAGAGGTGACAAAATGGCCAACTAAGGATTGCCTTAAAAAATGCACAAGGATGTCCTTACATTATTGCAAGATCCCCAGGCTTCCTGAAGAACCTTGGGAATGCCCAGAATTAAAATTGTTGGTCTTGGAGAATGATCATATTGGCCACTCCCAGGAAATCCCAAGCAAATTTTTTGAAGGGATGAAAGAACTCAAAGTGTTGGATGTAACTGCATTCAGTATTCAGTCACTGCCTCCATCTCTTCAATCCCTAAAGCATCTCCACACATTGTGCTTAGATCAATGCGAGTTGGTAGACATAACTCTTGTTGGACAGCTAACAAACTTGAAAATTCTTAGCCTCATACATTCCAAGATTAAAGAGTTGCCCAAAGAAATAGGGCAATTGACTCGTCTACAATTATTGGATTTGACCGATTGCTCTGAACTTGTTCTGATCTTACCTGGTGTTATATCAAGCTTGACAAGACTAGAAGACTTGAGGATGGGAATATATAGCTTTAAGCAATGGGAGGGTGAAGGTCCCACTAGCGGAGGAAGTAATGCTACTGTTTCAGAGCTGAAGCGCTTGGCTGAACTAACTGCTTTAGACATCCATGTTCCAGATGCTAACCTTCTTCCAGCCAACTTGTTCTCCGATAAGTTAGAAAGATACAATATACTTATCGGTGATTGTTGGGAGTATCCCTACAGGTACAGAACCTCCTCTAACATGCTAAAACTCAAGCTCACCAGGAGAAATCAATTTGACCGAGGCATAAAGTTGCTGGTAAAGAGATGTGAGCAATTGTACTTGGATGGGAAGGAGAGTCGGAATATAATTTCCTTTCTATTTGACAGTGATGCTGTGGAACAACTGAAGTGTCTCCATGTCCAAAACAACGATGAAGTTACATATGTCATTAACTTCGTCAGTTGGAGTTATTCTCATAATACCTTCCCCAACCTGGAATCTCTAACTCTTGAAGACCTTGTAACTTTGGAAAGTGTATGTTATGGGCAACCTGTAGGCGAGCCCTTTCAAAAGTTAAAATCTTTGACACTTCGGAATTTACCGAAGCTTATTGGTTTCTTTTCCAAAGACAAGCGAACGATTGGTACAGATGCCGACGAAATCGTTTTGGAGGAAGAAGTTGGTGGACCGCCGAGACTTTTCAGTAATGGAGAG GTTAAGATGCCCAACTTAACAACCTTGACTGTGCATCAATGTGATAGTTtaagatttttgttttcaagttcCATGGCTAAATGTCTCGGACAactaaaaaatctcaagataTCTAATTGTCAAATCATGGAAGAGATAGTGGGAAATGAGGAGAATACAGATGACATGTTTGATAAGCTAAGCCGTCTAGAGCTACAACATCTTCCAAACCTCGTTAGATTCAGCTCAGGAAGTTACATTAAATTTCCGTCTTTGGCGTATCTGAATCTAGACGATTGTACTAAACTGGAGACATTCATCTTTGATGCTAAGAGTGAAAATAATACAACcaacaaagaagaaagagatattGAGCTCTTTGATGAAAGG GTAGGATTTCCTAGCTTGGAGGTGTTGTACATATGGGGCTTACCTAAGTTGAAGACAATATTCCACAACCAACTTCATTCAGATTCTTTTGGCAAGCTCAGAATTATGGATGTTCGTAGATGCCACAGTTTGATTAATATCTTTGGGCTAAGTATCATGGGAAGATTGAATGCTCTAGAGACATTACAAATAGAGCAATGTCAGTCACTACAAGTGGTAGATGACACATCATCTATCACTCAGTTGAACCGTTTTAAGTGCCCAAATCTAGATTCAGTTTGGATAGACTCATGTGAGAGTTTGAAAAATGTATTTCCCACTTCAGTGGCCAAAGATCTTAAGCAGCTAAACCAGTTCAGCGTCAAGAATTGTGGTTTAATGGAGGAAATTGTTGTGAAGGAAGGACCACAAACAACATATGAGGAGTTCGAGTTCCCTAAAGTAAGAGCTATGGAATTTGATAATCTGCCCCAACTTCGGAGTTTTTATTCAGGATTGCATGTTTCTAATTGGCCATCACTCAACCTattaatgttcaagaaatgtgGTGGTGTGGAGATTTTTGCTACTGAATTTTCAACATATCAAGACAAGTTTAAGTTGGGCCACCCAATACCAACGGAACAACCTTTCTTTTTAATTGAGAAG GGTAAGTCATTCCTCAACTTGGAAAAGTTGATGTTGGACAAGAACACGGAGATTTGGTATGAACCGTATGGTCCACTTCCGACAGAGTTGTTAAGCAAAATAAAATCGATTTATTTTGCTACTTCACATCCCAAGTCAGATGTTTTCTTTGAGAATTTACAGAATATTGAATACCTCGGTGTTCTCTCTGCTCCTTGGAAAGAATTAATTGTCCACAACCACCAAGGAAGTAGTAGCGGGGAAATACATGAAGTTGAGACCTTCCCACGTGTAAAGACTTTGTGGCTCATCGATATGCCGGAGCTGATGCATCTAGGTATGGAAAACTCCCAACCAGGGGTCCCTGTTTTTCCAAACTTGGAAATTCTATGTCTGCAAAAATGTGGCAGATTAGAGAATCTAGCTTCAACTTTGATATCCTTTCGGAATCTAACCAGTTTGGCCATACGGTATTGTCATGGACTGCAATACTTAATACCTTATTCTGTGGCTAAGAATTTGCAGCAACTCAAGGAGTTCGAAGTTGAGTCCTGTGAAAGAATGGTTGAAATAGTAGTGAGCAACAGAGATGATCCAGAAAATGAGATTACTTTCAGTTGCTTGCAACATTTGAAACTTTTTGATCTACCAAGTCTGCAAGGATTTTGCACTGGAAATTACATTTTCAAGGTCCCATCCTTACCGTCCAACAATTTGATTGTCGAGAAGTGCCCGTTGATTGAGTTAACGATTTCTCTT